Proteins from a single region of Haloplanus sp. GDY1:
- a CDS encoding DUF7344 domain-containing protein translates to MNIGLLQTDDVLPETDIHDILRNDRRRNVIKCLQDRGHEVSLRDLAVHIAEIETNESPPPSNIRDSVYVSLHQTHLPKLDDAGIVDYDSDRKTILLRKSARQVDLYMEVVTRYGVTWATYYRAVGTVSLLTVVLASTDTPLVSAVDPLLWASFFLLVIAVSTLYQFWSRRWLYFQQLL, encoded by the coding sequence ATGAACATCGGACTACTCCAGACGGACGACGTACTCCCCGAGACGGACATTCACGACATCCTTCGGAACGACCGGCGCCGAAACGTCATCAAGTGTCTACAGGATCGGGGCCACGAGGTGTCGCTTCGGGATCTCGCGGTCCACATCGCCGAGATCGAGACCAACGAATCGCCGCCCCCGAGCAACATCCGGGACAGCGTCTACGTCTCCCTCCACCAGACCCACCTGCCGAAACTGGACGACGCCGGCATCGTCGACTACGACAGCGACCGGAAGACGATCCTCCTCCGGAAGTCGGCCCGCCAGGTGGACCTCTACATGGAGGTGGTCACGCGCTACGGCGTCACGTGGGCGACGTACTATCGCGCCGTCGGCACCGTCTCGCTACTCACCGTCGTCCTCGCTTCGACCGACACACCGCTGGTCTCGGCGGTCGACCCGCTGCTCTGGGCGTCGTTTTTCCTCCTCGTCATCGCAGTCTCGACCCTGTACCAGTTCTGGTCGCGCCGCTGGCTCTACTTCCAACAACTCCTGTAG
- a CDS encoding signal peptidase I — protein MSESDRDTVRFVANVLVVLLLIGAVTPFVVYAVPGVVGADHGLVVLSGSMEPRMSPGDAIIVREVPPGQIEQGDIITFQTSSETPTTHRVVEVRRTEDGAAYVTKGDANEERDPGVVPHDRVVGEVVFVIPLLGHVIQFANTQMGFLMLVLTPMLLFVLSELWELAKSIRQPEATATGTDAAGATPESVAAGAATPAAADDGADTDGGSFTLTRSSLQVLLLLLGFYVPYSAYVAYTTREAWSIGAATATIIGFLFCLVIYVASRGDAAGGTATGAVRSTEGVVRHGRLPARLDDRTTVPLDSVESLVQMAIDRDDWVIYDDDRDTYYMTRDDALYLHRASPETDGGAPVESATGASPDDERAADATNGGDVP, from the coding sequence GTGAGTGAGAGCGACCGCGATACGGTTCGGTTCGTGGCGAACGTGCTCGTGGTCCTCCTGTTGATCGGCGCCGTCACGCCCTTCGTGGTCTACGCCGTGCCCGGGGTGGTCGGTGCGGATCACGGGCTGGTCGTCCTCTCGGGCAGCATGGAGCCGCGGATGAGCCCGGGTGACGCGATCATCGTCCGCGAGGTCCCACCGGGTCAGATCGAACAGGGTGACATCATCACGTTCCAGACCAGCAGCGAGACGCCGACCACTCACCGCGTGGTCGAGGTTCGGCGGACGGAGGACGGCGCCGCCTACGTCACCAAGGGCGACGCGAACGAGGAACGCGACCCCGGAGTCGTGCCCCACGACCGGGTCGTCGGCGAAGTCGTCTTCGTGATCCCGCTGCTCGGCCACGTGATCCAGTTCGCCAACACGCAGATGGGCTTCCTGATGCTCGTGCTCACGCCGATGCTGCTGTTCGTCCTCTCGGAGCTCTGGGAACTGGCGAAGTCGATCCGTCAGCCCGAAGCCACGGCGACCGGGACGGACGCGGCGGGGGCGACTCCCGAATCGGTGGCGGCGGGCGCGGCGACTCCCGCCGCGGCCGACGACGGTGCGGACACCGACGGTGGGTCCTTCACACTCACCCGTTCGAGCCTGCAGGTCCTCCTGTTGTTGCTGGGATTTTACGTCCCCTACAGCGCCTACGTGGCGTACACCACCCGCGAGGCGTGGTCCATCGGCGCCGCGACGGCGACGATCATCGGCTTCCTGTTCTGTCTCGTGATCTACGTCGCCAGCCGCGGAGACGCCGCCGGCGGAACGGCGACCGGAGCGGTCCGATCGACCGAGGGCGTCGTTCGTCACGGCCGACTCCCGGCTCGGCTCGACGACCGGACGACCGTCCCGCTCGACTCGGTCGAGTCGCTGGTCCAGATGGCGATCGACCGCGACGACTGGGTCATCTACGACGACGACCGGGACACCTACTACATGACCCGCGACGACGCTCTCTACCTCCACCGGGCGTCGCCCGAGACGGACGGGGGCGCGCCGGTGGAGTCGGCCACGGGGGCGTCGCCGGACGACGAGCGAGCGGCGGACGCGACGAACGGCGGTGATGTCCCGTGA
- a CDS encoding STT3 domain-containing protein, with product MTDDDLDELLADRPGLASTLDRLLDADDGWHPDEEGMPPAAVAALLDAGCVAECADGYRFTDPAAVRSAIERAAAGAPRVPVRAAVAVALLLVVLVRLPTAPGVFRDGWIVLASNDPYFYRALVDQSLAGGPIPSLPERAVRGEPLLVATLATATALLGGSTWASGFVLAWYPVAAAVATAWLVYGIALRLSGDARVGLAAAGLLAVTPAHAYRTALGVADHHAFDYLWLALTVLAVVEVLGRADRDRRAWYAAAVLGVAVAAQTLSWEAAPLLLFPLAVSLALVAPVEVRRPGPERLSPLVAGLVGGAALAHAVHLVLGWQFPAVVYALDLLAVGGVGLLAATVGVRRLGGSWTWLAAAEVVLAAVAVVVVRRSALLSGELGRGVAFFSSTGAAELTGVGSNYGAVGVLVILGFAPVLAAPTLVWAAHRGWSRLEPGWLVVVTYVVHFGVLAALQRRFGGELAPFAAVLGGVAFVAFAAWLDLLHPPVPMRSDATTPAATDGGDAADDLVVPDRTRLALLGGLAGVVVGSGSLYAALIDRRLVIADATYEATRWITGYVERRAIPYPENYVLAKWGRVRVYNYFVNGEAVSYAYARRTYEDFLFSSDADDWYEEFDGRVGFVVTRDLPHLGAVGASTVQSCLHDRFGAAATEGIEGAGHFRALYATDSGDGARKVFRVVPGATLRGTADGAETVRLVADVSIPGADFEYVRYAHATDGSFEVTVAHPGRYRIEDHGIVVDVTDRAVDRGETLTV from the coding sequence ATGACGGACGACGACCTGGACGAACTGCTCGCCGATCGACCGGGCCTCGCGTCGACGCTCGACCGACTTCTCGACGCCGACGACGGGTGGCACCCGGACGAGGAGGGGATGCCGCCTGCGGCGGTGGCGGCCCTCCTCGACGCCGGGTGCGTCGCGGAGTGCGCGGACGGGTACCGGTTCACCGACCCGGCCGCGGTCCGGTCGGCGATCGAGCGCGCCGCCGCCGGCGCGCCCCGCGTCCCCGTCCGCGCCGCCGTCGCCGTCGCCCTCCTGCTGGTCGTCCTCGTCCGCCTCCCGACGGCCCCCGGCGTGTTCCGCGACGGCTGGATCGTCCTCGCGTCGAACGACCCGTACTTCTACCGCGCCCTCGTGGATCAGTCGCTCGCCGGCGGGCCGATCCCGTCGCTCCCCGAACGCGCCGTCCGGGGGGAACCGCTCCTCGTGGCGACGCTCGCGACGGCGACGGCGCTCCTCGGCGGGAGCACCTGGGCCTCCGGGTTCGTCCTCGCGTGGTATCCGGTCGCCGCGGCCGTCGCCACGGCGTGGCTGGTGTACGGCATCGCCCTCCGCCTCTCCGGGGACGCCCGCGTGGGCCTCGCCGCCGCCGGCTTGCTCGCCGTGACGCCGGCCCACGCCTACCGGACCGCGCTCGGGGTGGCCGACCACCACGCCTTCGACTACCTGTGGCTCGCCCTGACGGTCCTCGCCGTCGTCGAGGTGCTCGGCCGTGCCGACCGCGACCGACGGGCGTGGTACGCGGCGGCGGTCCTCGGCGTCGCCGTCGCCGCACAGACCCTCTCCTGGGAGGCCGCGCCGCTGCTCCTGTTCCCGCTCGCCGTCTCGCTCGCGCTCGTTGCGCCCGTGGAGGTCCGCCGCCCCGGCCCCGAGCGCCTCTCGCCTCTCGTCGCCGGCCTCGTGGGCGGCGCGGCGCTGGCTCACGCCGTCCACCTCGTCCTCGGCTGGCAGTTCCCGGCCGTCGTCTACGCGCTCGACCTGCTCGCCGTCGGGGGCGTGGGGCTGCTCGCCGCCACGGTCGGCGTCCGTCGGCTGGGCGGGTCGTGGACCTGGCTGGCGGCCGCCGAGGTGGTCCTCGCGGCCGTCGCCGTCGTCGTCGTCCGCCGGAGTGCGCTCCTCTCGGGCGAACTCGGCCGAGGGGTCGCCTTCTTCTCGTCGACGGGCGCCGCCGAACTCACCGGCGTCGGGAGCAACTACGGCGCCGTCGGCGTCCTCGTCATCCTCGGGTTCGCCCCGGTTCTCGCGGCCCCGACGCTGGTGTGGGCGGCCCACCGGGGGTGGAGCCGGCTCGAACCCGGGTGGCTCGTCGTCGTGACCTACGTCGTCCACTTCGGCGTGCTGGCGGCGCTCCAGCGCCGGTTCGGGGGCGAACTCGCCCCCTTCGCGGCCGTCCTCGGCGGCGTCGCGTTCGTGGCGTTCGCCGCCTGGCTCGACCTGCTCCACCCGCCCGTTCCGATGCGCTCCGACGCCACGACCCCCGCGGCCACCGACGGCGGCGACGCTGCCGACGACCTGGTCGTCCCCGACCGGACCCGCCTGGCGCTGCTCGGCGGGCTGGCGGGGGTCGTCGTCGGCTCCGGATCGCTGTACGCCGCGCTGATCGACCGCCGACTCGTCATCGCCGACGCCACCTACGAGGCGACCCGGTGGATCACGGGCTACGTCGAACGGCGGGCCATCCCCTACCCCGAGAACTACGTGCTCGCGAAGTGGGGGCGGGTCCGCGTCTACAACTACTTCGTCAACGGCGAGGCGGTGTCGTACGCCTACGCCCGACGGACCTACGAGGACTTCCTGTTCTCCAGCGACGCCGACGACTGGTACGAGGAGTTCGACGGCCGGGTCGGGTTCGTCGTCACCCGCGACCTGCCACATCTCGGCGCCGTCGGCGCCTCGACGGTCCAGTCCTGTCTCCACGACCGCTTCGGCGCCGCCGCGACGGAGGGCATCGAGGGCGCCGGCCACTTCCGGGCGCTCTATGCCACCGACTCGGGCGACGGCGCCCGCAAGGTGTTCCGGGTCGTCCCCGGCGCGACCCTCCGGGGGACGGCCGACGGGGCCGAGACGGTCCGCCTCGTCGCCGACGTCTCGATCCCCGGCGCCGACTTCGAGTACGTCCGGTACGCCCACGCCACCGACGGCTCCTTCGAGGTGACGGTCGCCCACCCCGGCCGCTACCGGATCGAGGACCACGGCATCGTCGTCGACGTCACCGACCGGGCGGTCGATCGTGGGGAGACACTCACCGTTTGA
- a CDS encoding vWA domain-containing protein, with amino-acid sequence MSNEFELSRRKALAALGTIGVASAGAGLGTSAYFSDQETFQNNELTAGELDLKVDWEEHYSDWSDDEANLDDDNPDNDLDIVMDDPDDVAYVGLPYPDDPLIWVHEDDLDEFMANTGIDAFPDPDNSGTGDFPDYSEMPEGSTVCDYLADVGADDEGLSTFSDPDADPPVIGRTDGPDTRTGGVEIEGEPKPLVALDDVKPGDFGEITFSTHLCDNDGYLWMNADNVEYSENGVTEPEADDPDEEDGVVELPDVVQTALWYDGDCDNVLDEVTGELDIVALADVSGSIDGDEMTRITDAANIFIEQLSANTEPGDVEAALYTFGSPHTAPDEAVNEQRELQDLSNYITGGNGNLTQGPGGEFPNDPVDANATPMPAALDIASQVLDNEGRPDAKKVIVLVTDGGPNYAGDGPGGGTVTFSGAGHPYTSEQDNGSSDGNVSDDEKDETASVASSIFTNNGYEIWTVGITDEADLNMFLETGVAQPGTDQHTNVSGDFDGINAAALELANAITGQEEVIFQGTLRELLTALQSNDGRGIPLDAGLDTEYFETGYQADNGPDPEDDPDRECFRGLNTYCFGLAWWLPVNHGNEIQTDSAEFDIGFYTEQCRHNDGAGMNNESIDA; translated from the coding sequence ATGTCAAACGAATTCGAACTCTCTCGGCGGAAGGCGCTGGCCGCACTCGGTACGATCGGTGTGGCCTCGGCTGGCGCGGGGCTCGGTACCTCCGCGTACTTCAGCGATCAGGAAACGTTCCAGAACAACGAGCTCACAGCCGGTGAACTCGACCTCAAGGTCGACTGGGAGGAGCACTACTCCGACTGGTCGGACGACGAGGCGAACCTCGACGACGACAATCCGGACAACGACCTCGACATCGTGATGGACGACCCGGACGACGTGGCGTACGTCGGGCTCCCGTATCCCGACGACCCGCTCATCTGGGTGCACGAGGACGACCTCGACGAGTTCATGGCGAACACCGGCATCGACGCGTTCCCGGACCCCGACAACAGCGGGACGGGCGACTTCCCGGACTACTCCGAGATGCCCGAGGGGTCGACCGTCTGTGACTACCTGGCGGACGTGGGCGCGGACGACGAGGGGCTGTCGACGTTCTCGGATCCCGACGCGGACCCGCCGGTCATCGGCCGGACCGACGGACCCGACACGCGGACCGGCGGCGTCGAGATCGAGGGAGAGCCCAAACCCCTCGTCGCGCTCGACGACGTCAAGCCGGGTGACTTCGGCGAGATCACGTTCAGTACCCACCTCTGTGACAACGACGGGTACCTGTGGATGAACGCGGACAACGTCGAGTACAGCGAGAACGGCGTCACCGAACCCGAGGCGGACGACCCCGACGAGGAAGACGGCGTCGTCGAACTCCCCGACGTCGTCCAGACGGCGCTCTGGTACGACGGGGACTGCGACAACGTGCTCGACGAGGTGACCGGTGAACTCGACATCGTCGCGCTGGCGGACGTCTCGGGCTCCATCGACGGGGACGAGATGACGCGGATCACGGATGCGGCGAACATCTTCATCGAACAGCTCAGTGCGAACACCGAACCGGGCGACGTCGAGGCCGCGCTGTACACGTTCGGCTCGCCGCACACCGCTCCGGACGAAGCCGTGAACGAACAGCGGGAGCTGCAGGACCTGAGCAACTACATCACGGGCGGGAACGGCAATCTCACCCAGGGTCCCGGCGGCGAGTTCCCCAACGATCCCGTCGACGCGAACGCCACGCCGATGCCGGCGGCGCTCGACATCGCCTCGCAGGTGCTCGACAACGAGGGTCGCCCCGACGCCAAGAAGGTCATCGTGCTGGTCACCGACGGCGGCCCGAACTACGCCGGCGACGGCCCCGGCGGCGGGACCGTCACGTTCTCGGGTGCTGGCCACCCCTACACGTCCGAGCAGGACAACGGCTCCTCGGACGGGAACGTCTCCGACGACGAGAAAGACGAGACGGCGAGCGTCGCGAGTTCGATCTTCACCAACAACGGCTACGAAATCTGGACGGTCGGCATCACGGACGAGGCCGATCTGAACATGTTCCTCGAGACCGGGGTCGCTCAGCCCGGGACGGACCAGCACACCAACGTCAGCGGTGACTTCGACGGCATCAACGCCGCGGCGCTGGAACTCGCGAACGCCATCACCGGCCAGGAAGAGGTGATCTTCCAGGGCACCCTCCGCGAACTGCTGACGGCGCTCCAGAGCAACGACGGACGCGGGATCCCGCTCGACGCCGGCCTCGACACGGAGTACTTCGAGACCGGGTACCAGGCGGACAACGGCCCGGATCCGGAGGACGATCCCGACCGCGAGTGCTTCCGGGGCCTCAACACCTACTGCTTCGGTCTGGCGTGGTGGCTCCCGGTCAACCACGGCAACGAGATCCAGACCGACTCCGCCGAGTTCGACATCGGGTTCTACACCGAGCAGTGCCGGCACAACGACGGCGCCGGCATGAACAACGAGAGCATCGACGCCTAA